One Brassica oleracea var. oleracea cultivar TO1000 chromosome C7, BOL, whole genome shotgun sequence genomic window carries:
- the LOC106303705 gene encoding syntaxin-61-like isoform X1, producing the protein MSSAQDPFYIVKEEIQDSIDKLQSAFHKCERISPGMGDQVHVTKELLANCGSIEWQVDELEKAVNVAAKDPALYGIDEAELERRRRWTSNARTQVRNVKTGVLAGKGSAGAGNASEVRRELMRMPNSSEASRYDQYGGRDDDGFVQSESDRQMLLIKQQDEELDELSKSVERIGGVGLTIHDELVAQERIIDELGTEMDSTKNRLDFVQKKVGMVMKKAGAKGQMMMICFLLVLFIILFVLVFLT; encoded by the exons ATGTCTTCAGCGCAAGATCCTTTCTACATTGTTAAAGAAGAGATTCAGGATTCT ATTGATAAGCTGCAATCTGCATTCCACAAATGTGAGCGTATCTCTCCAGGCATGGGGGATCAAGTTCATGTCACCAAGGAGCTTCTTGCTAACTGTGGAAGCATTGAGTGGCAG GTAGATGAGCTGGAAAAAGCGGTTAACGTAGCAGCAAAAGATCCTGCCTTGTATGGAATTGATGAAGCTGAGCTTGAAAGACGGAGGAGATGGACTAGTAACGCTAGGACACAG GTGCGGAATGTGAAGACTGGTGTGCTAGCTGGTAAGGGTAGTGCTGGAGCTGGCAATGCAAGTGAAGTGCGGAGAGAGCTAATGAGAATGCCAAACTCGAGTGAAGCAAGTAGATACGATCAGTATGGAGGAAGAGACGATGACGGTTTTGTGCAGTCAGAGTCAGATAGGCAAATGCTGTTGATAAA GCAGCAAGACGAAGAGTTGGACGAGCTGAGTAAAAGTGTAGAGAGAATTGGAGGAGTGGGGCTTACTATACATGATGAACTCGTTGCACAG GAGAGAATAATAGATGAACTGGGTACGGAGATGGACAGTACAAAGAACAGGCTAGACTTTGTACAGAAAAAAGTGGGGATGGTGATGAAGAAAGCAGGAGCGAAAGGGCAGATGATGATGATATGTTTCTTGCTCGTCTTGTTCATCATCCTCTTCGTTCTCGTCTTCTTGACCTAA
- the LOC106306089 gene encoding ras-related protein RABA1i-like: MGAYRAEDDYDYLFKVVLTGDSGVGKSNLLSRFTRNDFSNDSRATIGVEFATRSIQCDDKIVKAQIWDTAGQERYRAITSAYYRGAVGALLVYDVTRHVTFENVERWLKELRDHTDANIVIMLVGNKADLRHLRAISTEEAKAFAERENTFFMETSALEALNVENAFTEVLTEIYRVVSKKALEAGDDPTTALPKGQTINVGGRDDISAVKKPGCCSA, translated from the exons ATGGGAGCATATAGAGCAGAAGACGATTACGATTACCTCTTCAAGGTGGTCTTAACCGGAGACTCCGGTGTCGGAAAATCTAATCTTTTATCCCGTTTCACCAGAAATGACTTCAGCAACGACTCACGTGCAACCATCGGTGTAGAATTCGCCACACGTAGCATCCAATGCGATGACAAGATCGTCAAAGCTCAAATCTGGGACACCGCCGGTCAAGAAAG GTACCGAGCCATCACGAGCGCATATTACCGAGGAGCCGTTGGTGCGTTGCTAGTTTACGACGTAACACGTCACGTGACATTCGAGAACGTTGAGAGATGGCTCAAGGAGCTAAGGGACCACACGGACGCAAACATTGTGATAATGCTCGTTGGTAACAAAGCTGATCTTCGTCACCTTAGAGCTATCTCTACAGAAGAAGCGAAGGCCTTTGCGGAGAGAGAGAACACCTTCTTCATGGAGACATCAGCACTTGAAGCTCTGAATGTTGAGAATGCTTTCACCGAAGTTCTCACAGAGATTTACAGAGTGGTTAGCAAAAAAGCTCTTGAAGCTGGAGATGATCCAACCACTGCTTTGCCTAAAGGACAGACGATTAATGTCGGAGGCCGAGATGATATCTCAGCCGTTAAAAAACCTGGTTGCTGCTCCGCTTAG
- the LOC106306085 gene encoding GDSL esterase/lipase At1g28580-like isoform X1 yields the protein MASPDSPHLTKKLLSFFLSTLFLTIVNSEAHCRNFKSIISFGDSTADTGNLIGLSDPDDLPAAAFPPYGETFFHHPTGRFSNGRLIIDFIAEFLGLPFVPPFYGSQNANFEKGVNFAVGGATALEHSFLVERGIDLAFTNVSLGIQLQSFKDAMPSLCGSPSDCRNMIENALILMGEIGGNDYNYPLFLGKPTEEIRELVPLVVSTISSAITELISMGGKTFLVPGQFPLGCSTTYLQSYNTSNAEEYDSTGCLKWLNEFGKNQGDQLLVELKKLQKLYPHVNIIYADYYNILLRFIQEPAKYGFLSKPSPLPPCCGTRGSYSSLFGKTFGLKGLKCCNDPSKYVDWDSAHMTEAAYRLMAEGVLKGPYAIPPFDWSCLNPEIKNSGSSDTEHSSM from the exons ATGGCGTCTCCAGATTCTCCACACTTGACGAAGAAGCTCCTTAGCTTCTTTTTGTCTACTCTTTTTCTCACTATCGTCAACTCGGAAGCGCATTGCCGGAATTTCAAATCCATTATAAGTTTCGGCGATTCCACTGCCGACACTGGAAACTTGATTGGTCTCTCTGATCCTGACGATCTTCCAGCCGCCGCATTTCCGCCGTACGGAGAAACATTCTTCCACCATCCCACGGGCCGTTTCTCAAATGGTCGCCTCATCATCGATTTCATTG CTGAATTCTTGGGTCTTCCATTTGTGCCTCCTTTTTATGGATCTCAAAATGCAAACTTTGAGAAGGGAGTTAATTTTGCGGTGGGAGGAGCAACGGCACTGGAACATTCCTTTCTCGTGGAGAGAGGGATTGATCTTGCTTTCACCAATGTTAGTTTAGGAATTCAGCTTCAGAGCTTCAAGGATGCTATGCCTAGCTTATGTGGTTCCCCATCAG ACTGCAGAAATATGATCGAAAATGCGTTGATTCTCATGGGAGAAATTGGAGGGAATGACTATAATTACCCACTCTTTCTTGGCAAACCCACTGAAGAGATCCGAGAGCTGGTTCCACTTGTGGTCTCTACTATTTCTTCTGCAATCACG GAGTTGATCAGTATGGGAGGGAAAACATTTCTTGTGCCCGGACAGTTCCCGCTTGGATGCTCCACTACCTACTTGCAATCATACAATACATCAAATGCTGAAGAATATGATTCTACAGGTTGTTTGAAATGGCTGAACGAGTTTGGGAAAAACCAGGGCGACCAGCTTTTAGTAGAACTCAAGAAGCTCCAGAAGCTGTACCCTCATGTCAACATCATATATGCAGACTACTACAACATTTTGCTTCGCTTTATCCAAGAACCAGCTAAATACG GGTTCTTAAGCAAACCCTCACCTTTGCCCCCTTGCTGCGGTACTAGAGGATCTTACAGTTCCTTATTTGGTAAGACTTTTGGCTTAAAAGGACTTAAATGTTGTAACGATCCTTCAAAGTATGTGGACTGGGACAGTGCTCATATGACTGAGGCTGCGTACAGGTTGATGGCTGAGGGTGTACTTAAAGGACCGTATGCCATCCCTCCTTTCGATTGGTCTTGCCTCAACCCTGAAATTAAGAACAGTGGATCATCTGATACAGAGCATTCTTCGATGTAA
- the LOC106304937 gene encoding OPA3-like protein, with product MVLPLMKLGTLLVKTVSKPLASQLKHQAKVHPQFRQFIINFAQRNHRITTQMQRRIYGHATDVEIRPLDEDKAVQAAVDLIGELFIFAVGGGVVIFEVQRSSRSETRKEEARKQELEELRRKDEEIEKKIVDLQSRLAEVEQLAQARGLTGMFKLRQQPNATKGSDKPADTSAQSSSS from the exons ATGGTGCTTCCGTTGATGAAACTGGGTACTCTATTGGTCAAAACCGTGAGTAAGCCCTTAGCTAGTCAGCTTAAGCACCAAGCCAAGGTTCATCCCCAGTTTCGTCAGTTTATCATCAACTTCGCTCAG CGAAACCATAGAATAACGACGCAAATGCAAAGAAGGATATATGGGCACGCCACTGATGTTGAGATTCGTCCCTTGGACGAGGACAAGGCTGTGCAAGCTGCTGTTGACCTTATTGGAGAGCTCTTCATCTTTGCC GTGGGTGGAGGCGTTGTTATTTTTGAGGTTCAAAGAAGTTCACGCTCAGAAACTAGAAAAGAGGAAGCGCGTAAGCAGGAGCTAGAG GAATTGAGAAGAAAAGATGAAGAAATTGAAAAGAAAATTGTGGATCTTCAGAGCAGACTAGCTGAGGTTGAACAACTTGCCCAGGCACGTGGACTGACGGGTATGTTCAAGTTAAGACAGCAACCCAATGCTACTAAGGGTAGCGATAAACCAGCTGATACATCCGCTCAATCATCATCATCTTAA
- the LOC106303705 gene encoding syntaxin-61-like isoform X2 has product MSPRSFLLTVEALSGRKVDELEKAVNVAAKDPALYGIDEAELERRRRWTSNARTQVRNVKTGVLAGKGSAGAGNASEVRRELMRMPNSSEASRYDQYGGRDDDGFVQSESDRQMLLIKQQDEELDELSKSVERIGGVGLTIHDELVAQERIIDELGTEMDSTKNRLDFVQKKVGMVMKKAGAKGQMMMICFLLVLFIILFVLVFLT; this is encoded by the exons ATGTCACCAAGGAGCTTCTTGCTAACTGTGGAAGCATTGAGTGGCAG GAAGGTAGATGAGCTGGAAAAAGCGGTTAACGTAGCAGCAAAAGATCCTGCCTTGTATGGAATTGATGAAGCTGAGCTTGAAAGACGGAGGAGATGGACTAGTAACGCTAGGACACAG GTGCGGAATGTGAAGACTGGTGTGCTAGCTGGTAAGGGTAGTGCTGGAGCTGGCAATGCAAGTGAAGTGCGGAGAGAGCTAATGAGAATGCCAAACTCGAGTGAAGCAAGTAGATACGATCAGTATGGAGGAAGAGACGATGACGGTTTTGTGCAGTCAGAGTCAGATAGGCAAATGCTGTTGATAAA GCAGCAAGACGAAGAGTTGGACGAGCTGAGTAAAAGTGTAGAGAGAATTGGAGGAGTGGGGCTTACTATACATGATGAACTCGTTGCACAG GAGAGAATAATAGATGAACTGGGTACGGAGATGGACAGTACAAAGAACAGGCTAGACTTTGTACAGAAAAAAGTGGGGATGGTGATGAAGAAAGCAGGAGCGAAAGGGCAGATGATGATGATATGTTTCTTGCTCGTCTTGTTCATCATCCTCTTCGTTCTCGTCTTCTTGACCTAA
- the LOC106306085 gene encoding GDSL esterase/lipase At1g28580-like isoform X2 yields the protein MASPDSPHLTKKLLSFFLSTLFLTIVNSEAHCRNFKSIISFGDSTADTGNLIGLSDPDDLPAAAFPPYGETFFHHPTGRFSNGRLIIDFIAEFLGLPFVPPFYGSQNANFEKGVNFAVGGATALEHSFLVERGIDLAFTNVSLGIQLQSFKDAMPSLCGSPSDCRNMIENALILMGEIGGNDYNYPLFLGKPTEEIRELVPLVVSTISSAITELISMGGKTFLVPGQFPLGCSTTYLQSYNTSNAEEYDSTGCLKWLNEFGKNQGDQLLVELKKLQKLYPHVNIIYADYYNILLRFIQEPAKYGFLSKPSPLPPCCGTRGSYSSLFG from the exons ATGGCGTCTCCAGATTCTCCACACTTGACGAAGAAGCTCCTTAGCTTCTTTTTGTCTACTCTTTTTCTCACTATCGTCAACTCGGAAGCGCATTGCCGGAATTTCAAATCCATTATAAGTTTCGGCGATTCCACTGCCGACACTGGAAACTTGATTGGTCTCTCTGATCCTGACGATCTTCCAGCCGCCGCATTTCCGCCGTACGGAGAAACATTCTTCCACCATCCCACGGGCCGTTTCTCAAATGGTCGCCTCATCATCGATTTCATTG CTGAATTCTTGGGTCTTCCATTTGTGCCTCCTTTTTATGGATCTCAAAATGCAAACTTTGAGAAGGGAGTTAATTTTGCGGTGGGAGGAGCAACGGCACTGGAACATTCCTTTCTCGTGGAGAGAGGGATTGATCTTGCTTTCACCAATGTTAGTTTAGGAATTCAGCTTCAGAGCTTCAAGGATGCTATGCCTAGCTTATGTGGTTCCCCATCAG ACTGCAGAAATATGATCGAAAATGCGTTGATTCTCATGGGAGAAATTGGAGGGAATGACTATAATTACCCACTCTTTCTTGGCAAACCCACTGAAGAGATCCGAGAGCTGGTTCCACTTGTGGTCTCTACTATTTCTTCTGCAATCACG GAGTTGATCAGTATGGGAGGGAAAACATTTCTTGTGCCCGGACAGTTCCCGCTTGGATGCTCCACTACCTACTTGCAATCATACAATACATCAAATGCTGAAGAATATGATTCTACAGGTTGTTTGAAATGGCTGAACGAGTTTGGGAAAAACCAGGGCGACCAGCTTTTAGTAGAACTCAAGAAGCTCCAGAAGCTGTACCCTCATGTCAACATCATATATGCAGACTACTACAACATTTTGCTTCGCTTTATCCAAGAACCAGCTAAATACG GGTTCTTAAGCAAACCCTCACCTTTGCCCCCTTGCTGCGGTACTAGAGGATCTTACAGTTCCTTATTTG GTTGA
- the LOC106302198 gene encoding uncharacterized protein LOC106302198 — protein MDLYDDIFNDQSLQFSPLRLSPSPEPFTSIVDVLQDPLVEETENVGEETVGLINNFAVSEANPSMSAQSPDLIPLPDTLTLVQYPPEVEQLLLCTPHGYMQENLPNIQSDQPFLFDQNMLDAFQEPEVFAIQDQQFLYNPQGSLQGNTNGQLDQQSLFNQNTMNNFQEPNDSSMQDHNSGCNPHVFLQGNANGQLDQQSLFNQNTMNPFQELNDSTMIGIGQQIEEESSGYAHPVMTQSIELPNHLQEQFSLPLSQSYPSNLRYQNGLVDSHSNIYDQQLPPLFQADREDEALVPGMVTEVARTCPLQNQTSVTSPQSQIPTSSTRTCPLQNQISTRDHQVQLPQIPSSSTRDHQVQLPQIPSSSTSRNQGNVQELVNKPSSGVKYPTLKDYAHLFPSTKAFAPIEFNVLWRQQENNPSRFERRHRNGQSRLFERSVSGRRQRNDPSGFEDVESSSAAQRRRTVSPKRNDDLTAVNLGDKRLQNKLYDPLYESLGLKLDPHLRVFFPPKKNGLQVGRGAKENQRRQEPDERPPFTGKRDRRLI, from the exons ATGGATTTGTATGACGATATCTTCAACGATCAGTCGTTGCAATTTAGTCCTTTGCGATTATCACCGTCACCAGAACCATTTACTTCGATCGTG GACGTTTTACAAGATCCTCTAGTGGAAGAAACTGAGAATGTGGGGGAAGAGACTGTTGGTTTAATCAACAATTTTGCTGTAAGTGAGGCTAACCCCTCAATGAGTGCACAATCCCCAGATCTAATCCCACTTCCGGATACATTAACACTAGTGCAATATCCACCTGAAGTC GAACAACTGCTATTGTGCACTCCACATGGGTATATGCAAGAAAACTTGCCAAACATACAATCAGATCAACCATTTTTGTTCGATCAAAACATGTTGGATGCTTTTCAAGAGCCAGAAGTATTTGCAATT CAAGATCAGCAATTCTTATACAATCCACAAGGGTCATTACAAGGAAACACAAATGGTCAACTGGATCAGCAATCTTTGTTCAACCAGAACACGATGAATAATTTTCAGGAACCAAATGATTCTTCAATG CAAGATCACAATTCCGGATGCAATCCACATGTGTTCTTACAAGGAAACGCAAACGGACAATTAGATCAACAATCTTTGTTCAATCAAAATACGATGAATCCTTTTCAGGAACTAAATGATTCTACAATG ATAGGAATTGGTCAACAAATCGAGGAAGAAAGCAGTGGATATGCACATCCTGTAATGACTCAATCTATTGAGTTACCAAATCATCTCCAAGAGCAGTTTTCATTACCTTT ATCACAAAGTTACCCATCAAATTTAAGGTACCAGAACGGCCTAGTTGATTCACATTCCAACATATACGACCAGCAACTGCCTCCATTATTTCAAGCTGATAGGGAAGACGAAGCTCTAGTCCCAGGAATGGTTACAGAGGTGGCTAG GACATGCCCTCTACAGAATCAGACTTCTGTGACCTCTCCTCAATCTCAAATACCGACGAGCTCTACAAG GACATGCCCTTTACAGAATCAGATTTCTACAAGAGATCATCAAGTCCAACTACCTCAAATACCGTCGAGCTCTACAAGGGATCATCAAGTCCAACTACCTCAAATACCGTCGAGCTCTACAAG TAGGAATCAAGGAAACGTGCAAGAGCTAGTGAATAAGCCTTCGTCGGGTGTTAAATACCCTACCCTCAAAGATTATGCACATCTATTTCCAAGCACGAAAGCATTCGCTCCCATAGAG TTCAACGTTTTGTGGCGTCAACAAGAAAATAACCCAAGTCGGTTTGAGCGTCGACACAGAAATGGCCAAAGTCGATTATTTGAGCGTAGCGTTTCTGGGCGTCGACAAAGAAATGATCCAAGTGGCTTTGAAGATGTAGAATCATCATCTGCTGCTCAGCGAAGG AGGACCGTCTCGCCAAAAAGAAATGATGATTTAACTGCAGTCAACCTTGGTGATAAAAG GCTACAAAATAAATTATATGATCCATTGTATGAAAGCCTCGGACTAAAACTCGATCCTCACTTGAGAGTTTTTTTCCCACCCAAGAAAAATG GATTACAAGTTGGTAGAGGAGCAAAAGAAAACCAACGGCGGCAAGAACCGGATGAGAGACCACCGTTCACTGGCAAAAGAGATCGGAGACTGATTTAG
- the LOC106306088 gene encoding GDSL esterase/lipase At1g28570-like — MTSLDSAPLMKKLLSFFLSTLFLLTVVNSETNCRNFKSIISFGDSIADTGNLLGLSDPNDLPKVAFPPYGETFFHHPTGRFSNGRLIIDFIAEFLGFQLVPPFYGSQNANFEQGVNFAVGGATALEPSILQERGINFAYTNVSLGVQLKSFKDSFPNLCGSPTDCRDMIENALILMGEIGGNDYNYPLFLGKPIEEIRELVPLVITTISSAITELIGMGGRTFLVPGEFPLGCSVIYLTLYKTSNKEAYDSSGCLKWLNEFAVYHDDQLQAELNKLRKLYPHVNIIYADYYNALLRLSQEPTKFGFIDKRLPACCGFGGQGMECCSDPSKYVSWDSVHMTEAAYRCMAEGVLKGPYAIPPFEWSCLNPETKNSGSSDTKRII, encoded by the exons ATGACGTCTCTAGATTCTGCTCCACTGATGAAGAAGCTCCTTAGCTTCTTTTTATCTACTCTTTTCCTACTCACTGTCGTCAACTCTGAGACGAATTGCCGGAACTTCAAATCGATCATCAGCTTCGGCGACTCCATTGCCGATACTGGAAATTTGCTCGGCCTCTCTGATCCAAACGATCTTCCTAAAGTAGCGTTTCCGCCGTATGGAGAAACATTCTTCCATCATCCCACCGGCCGTTTCTCAAACGGTCGCCTCATCATCGATTTCATTG CTGAATTCTTGGGGTTTCAGCTTGTGCCACCTTTTTATGGATCTCAAAATGCAAACTTTGAGCAGGGCGTTAATTTCGCGGTCGGGGGAGCAACAGCACTTGAGCCTTCAATTCTCCAGGAGAGAGGGATTAACTTTGCTTACACCAATGTTAGTTTAGGTGTTCAGCTTAAGAGCTTCAAGGATAGTTTCCCTAACCTTTGTGGATCCCCAACAG ACTGCAGAGATATGATTGAAAATGCTTTAATTCTCATGGGAGAAATTGGAGGGAATGACTATAATTACCCACTCTTTCTTGGCAAACCCATTGAAGAGATCAGAGAGCTGGTTCCACTTGTGATCACTACTATTTCTTCTGCAATCACG GAGTTGATTGGTATGGGGGGAAGAACATTTCTTGTGCCAGGAGAGTTCCCGCTCGGATGCTCAGTAATCTACTTGACATTATATAAAACATCAAACAAGGAAGCATATGATTCTTCAGGTTGTTTGAAATGGCTGAACGAGTTTGCAGTATACCACGACGACCAGCTACAGGCAGAACTCAACAAGCTCCGGAAGCTATACCCTCATGTCAACATCATATACGCAGACTATTACAATGCCTTGTTACGCCTTTCCCAAGAACCAACCAAATTTG GGTTCATAGACAAACGCTTGCCTGCTTGCTGCGGTTTTGGTGGGCAAGGGATGGAATGTTGTAGTGATCCATCAAAGTATGTGAGTTGGGACTCTGTTCATATGACCGAGGCTGCGTACAGATGTATGGCTGAGGGTGTTCTCAAGGGACCCTATGCCATTCCACCTTTTGAGTGGTCTTGCCTCAACCCTGAAACTAAGAACAGTGGATCATCTGACACAAAAAGGATCATTTGA
- the LOC106302729 gene encoding uncharacterized protein LOC106302729, with translation MKLSGVSDSVKTNGEAAVPSSPVKPVAQIGVSSGDVSSMKSKGVAAVSSSPIKPISKTGASSGLNIGVKGKASVSSGAKDKAIVSDNVGEVITFNDVTFGPHEGEVRYRLIHFWEAWNAQTKVLIGLEMLLIDEEENIIQGFIPYGRIETYLCHMKAGATYQLNKFFGSKSKTIYRVAEPSVTISFSWNSVLSVLDDNYAGHIKLVNGQVLSDSLLLDEAEIAASRRVDLHVQTHDDPLLKLYLWNKAAFEFCEKFKASGGTARVILVTTLNPKRFGGVLSLFSVASSRVFLDSDVQETRFYLSWLNSNLDVANRVNAEVVTKPETATLGELFSYMNQASAKVAWFECTTTIDDVVHGSGWYYIGCGVCQSKATKGPTTLMCKKCGKSEIAGVAQ, from the exons ATGAAGTTATCCGGTGTTTCTGACTCAGTGAAAACAAACGGCGAAGCGGCGGTCCCCTCCAGTCCGGTCAAACCCGTCGCCCAAATCGGTGTCTCTTCCGGCGATGTCAGTTCGATGAAATCAAAAGGCGTAGCGGCGGTCTCCTCCAGTCCGATCAAACCAATCAGCAAAACCGGTGCCTCTTCCGGCCTCAACATCGGCGTTAAGGGCAAAGCCTCTGTCTCTTCCGGCGCTAAAGACAAAGCTATCGTCTCCGACAACGTAGGGGAGGTGATTACCTTCAATGACGTGACATTCGGGCCCCATGAAGGCGAGGTACGGTATCGGTTGATCCACTTTTGGGAGGCTTGGAATGCTCAGACGAAGGTGCTTATCGGCCTCGAAATGCTTCTCATCGATGAAGAG GAAAATATTATCCAGGGCTTCATCCCCTATGGAAGGATTGAGACTTATTTGTGTCACATGAAAGCTGGTGCTACTTACCAACTCAACAAGTTTTTCGGATCAAAGAGCAAGACTATTTACCGGGTAGCTGAACCAAGTGTCACTATTAGCTTCTCATGGAACTCTGTCCTCTCTGTTCTCGACGACA ATTATGCTGGCCACATCAAACTTGTGAATGGGCAGGTTCTCAGTGACAGTCTTCTGCTTGATGAAGCAGAGATAGCTGCATCCCGCCGAGTTGATCTTCATGTTCAAACACATGA CGATCCCTTGCTGAAGCTGTACCTCTGGAACAAGGCTGCCTTTGAGTTCTGTGAAAAGTTTAAAGCATCTGGAGGCACTGCACGTGTTATCTTAGTCACCACCTTAAACCCGAAACGGTTTGGAG GCGTCCTATCTCTATTTTCTGTGGCGTCTTCACGGGTATTTCTGGATAGTGATGTCCAAGAAACCCGGTTCTACCTCAGTTG GCTGAATTCGAATTTAGATGTTGCCAACAGAGTTAATGCAGAGGTAGTCACCAAGCCTGAGACAGCGACATTGGGGGAACTCTTCTCCTATATGAATCAGGCATCCGCTAAG GTTGCTTGGTTTGAGTGCACAACAACTATTGATGATGTTGTGCACGGTTCTGGGTGGTATTATATAGGCTGCGGTGTGTGCCAATCTAAGGCAACCAAAGGGCCTACAACGCTTATGTGTAAGAAATGTGGGAAGAGTGAAATTGCTGGTGTGGCGCAGTAA